The Aspergillus luchuensis IFO 4308 DNA, chromosome 4, nearly complete sequence DNA window CGATGGCAGCGCCCGCGAAATCCAAGCCGCCGTGAACTGGCTGCGCAGTCTCCCTCACCCGCATAAAGTCGTCATCTGCGGCAACCACGACAGCTACTTCGACCCGCGATCGCGTCTCCCCGAAGACCGCAGCGATGCCTCACCTCAAaacacttcctcctccacatacgccaccatctcctcctcaaccgccTCCCTCCGCTCCCTAGACGACTACCTAACCGACGACCCTCATCCCCGCATCGACTGGGGCGACAACGACGACATCCACTACCTCCAACActcctccatcaccctcaccTTCCcacctaccaccaccaccagcacctcAAGCATATCGAGCACCACCCCCCTCCGCCCCCGCACCCTAACCATCTACGGCGCGCCCCAAATCCCCGCCATCGTGCCCTTCGGCCCCGAACACGCCTTCACCTACCCCCCACACCACGACGCCTGGTCCAACACCATCCCCCTCTCCACCGACATCCTCGTCACCCACACACCCCCACAATCACGCCTCGACCTCTCCCCCGTCTACTCCGCCGGCTGCCCgttcctcctctccgaaCTCTGGCGCGTGCGCCCCGCCCTGCACGTCTTCGGCCACGTGCACGCCGCGTACGGCATCGAGCGCGTCTTCTACGATGAGGCCCAGCGCGCGTGGGAGCGACTCTGCGCGTCGAGGAAATCCCGCGCCCGTCTGTCGAGGTTCCGCTCCCTGTTCGGGTTCCTCCGGGATCTGTTCGATCTCTCGGGCTTGGTGGATTCGGCAAGAGTGGTGATGTATGGTGTTTTGGGGGTGGTTTGGGCCAGGGTCTGGGGTGGGGAGAATAGGGATGCGGGGTGGGTGGTTAATGCGGCTTGCATGTATAGAGATTCTGGGGTGTTGAGGAATAAGCCGCAGGTTGTGGTTTTGTAGGTTGGTTGGTCCATCACTGGTTTGAGTGGTTTGGTGGGGGTAATGGGATATGGTATTATTTCCATGTCGACATGTCAATTTCCTTGTATATAGGGAAAAGTCTAGAAGTGAGAGGGTGGGGTCTGTGGTTGCAGTAACTGATGAGAAAGGATGCAGAGGGATGATGGTACCTATTGTAAATAATTGCCGGATTAGGCTCGGCCGACTTAAGAGAATCATTCCAAGATGCTGGTTTCATGAATACGAATgtcttactactactataatTTCCATATGCAAACAAACCCAAAAATGTACAGTCTTGTTTATAGGCTAAAACGGGgggtatatagtatatacacAAAATGCAGTGATGTATATGTATCAACTCTGcaatgaaaaaaaaacaagaaaCTCGAAAACACACAAATGCTCTATGCAAACAATCACAGCTTCGCCTTCTCGCTGAACCGAGGCGCCTGGAGAGGATCATAAGCACCCGAGGTGAGAGTATCCGACGGCACAGTGGCATGATGACCGCCCACCAGGCCCCGCACGTCAACCAGACTCGGGTTCAATTCGTCGATCTTGGTGGCGCCGATCAGGCGCatgttcatctccatctcatccttgaGGAGCTGCATGGCGCGTTCCACGCCGGGCTGGCCGTACGCCGACATGGCGTACAGGAAGGGGCGGCCAATGCCCACGCCCTTGGCGCCGAGGCAGAGGGCCTTGAGCATATCGGTGGCACGACGGATCCCGCCGTCGATGTAGATCTCGATCTTGTTCTCCCAGCCGCGCTCGCGGAGGATGGGCATGACCTCGGCGAGGACTTCGATGGCGGAGCGGGCAAACTCGAGCTGGCGACCGCCGTGGTTGGAGAGGACGACACCCTGCACGCCCATTTCAACGGCGCGGAGGACGTCCTCGACGCACTGGACACccttgaggaggatgggcaTCTTGGTGATGGATTGGAACCAGGGGATGTCCTTCCAGGACAGAGCGGGGtcgatgaaggaggagatggcgcgGGCGGCGCCCTGGGAGCGGTCGACGGAGCTACCGCCGCTGGCCTGTACGTTGGAGCCGACGTCGGAGAACTTGGACCGCATGTCCTTCTCACGACGGCCGAGTTGAGGGGCATCGACGGTGATGAAGAGACCCTTGCAGCCGCGGGCTTCGGCGTGCTGGACAATGCGCTTGGTAATGTTGCGGTCCTTGTTCACGTAGAGCTGGAGCCATTGGACCTGGTCGCCCTGGCGGGCATCGACGATCTCGTCGAAGGAGCAGGAGGCCAATGTGGGAATCATCTGGATGACATCGTGGGAGTGTGCGGCACGGGTGAGCACAACTTCACCCTCCGGGTTGCCCAGCTTTCCGAGGGCGGTTGCGGTCACGTAGAAAGGCACTGATACCTTGGTACCGAGCATGGTTGTGGAGAAATCGACGTGCTCGACGTCAACGAGAACTCGGGGGCGGAACCAAATCTTGTGAAAGGCAGAGTGGTTTTCCCGCATAGTCTAGATAGGCTTGTGGTTAGGATATGCTGGTGGAGGACGAATGAGACATGACCTACAATTTCGTCGTCTGCACCGCTAGAGTAGTAGGCCCATgcggtcttcttcatcacgcTGCGGGCAACGGTCTCAAAGTCCATCAGGTTGTAGCAAGCCGCCAAGGAAGGCATGCACTTGATGCGCTCCTGGcgcgcctcctcctcgggaTCGGCAGTCTTCTCCTCTTGTTCAACGGTGGTCATGTCAACTTCACCGAGATGCTTGGAAGAATCGAGGTATTTGTCGAGGGTATCGGGCGGGTGGATGGGGTCGAACTCCTCGGTCGCATCCTTGCCGGCATACTTGAGGATAATCTTTTGGCCACCCGGGTGCTCTGGATAATGTCAGTAACAGAGACATATAGTAGTGGTGAGGACTATCTACATACCTGGCAGAAATTCGGTCACATCGTAGGCCTTTCCATGGACAATGACCCAGCACGAGTCCTTGGAGTTGTGTTCGGCGACAGCAGCGCCTGTGAGCTTGCCTTTACTCATAGTGGCGTGGTAgggtgggatggaggtgatcggagaggcagaagattgaggggagaaaagagaaagggtGTGAAAACAAGAACtgcagggaagaaggagaggagatcgGAGATGTATATGAAGGAAAAGACGTATCGCccgagagaggaagaaagagagagtagGAGGAAAGATGAATTAATTGTTGGAAATGCAACCAAACCAGACCTCGGGTTAATGGGGAGCGAAAGCCTATGGAGCGGCGGGCACAGAAAATCGGCAGGCGGTCGTTGGTCGATCGCGTTAAGCTCAAGAAGGCGGGGGGAACCAGAACCGTTCAATCCCTTTGCTTCGGGTGACTGCGCGCTTTTTCTCGGCCGACTGCTTTCGGTCAGGGACCACCTCGGCTGTTTGGCAACCTTTATCTACGCTGGCCATCGTGTCGGCAGTTCGGAGGTTTTGATGAACCGTATGAATTATTTCTTGGTTTGCCTGTGAGCGATTTGTTCAATCAGGGTAATATGTTAAGTGGTCAGGAAGAGACTCGATCTGGAATGACGCTTGAGTCCAAATTATGCACAACCTAGGGAATCGAGCCTAGCGCAGGATAAAGGCAACGGCGGCTTCTACGAGTAGCACTTACAGCATTAATAATacgatgatcttgatggcaTTCAGGATATCAGTCTAAACTACGCTTATCTGGACTTCGATATACCAATAAGCAAAGAGAAATTTCAAGCTGGACAAGATTGTACAACGGTGGCGCACACTGAATTACCCTTTGAAAGTAAGATTATGGTTAGAGAGCCACAGGCAACCTAAGCCATTAGTACAGAACTGCTGAGGACAGTTGGGTACTTTGCTGGCTGCATGCATACAGCATCATGTTCATCCTGTTGGGACTTACTTCTTGTTAAAAGCCCTTCATTGTACACCAGTCACCAAACTGTAGATAAATCACATAATTGCAAGAACTCATCCATGTTAAGAATCAACCATCATGCCATCTACTATGCCTCGCCAGCCAAATTTCAAATCCAAACGGAGGGTGCCTGCACCTTTTACCATCAAAAAACAACCAAAGAACAACCAAGCGATGCTCAACACGCTGCAATCATACAAATCACATGCACACAACCCATGCAAATGCCCAGCATAAATGCCAAGCATGAAAGAGATAGCGTCAGAAAACGCACAATGCAAGCAAACAACGCCGCCAAGCTTCATAatgcagtcagtcagtcagtcatcatcatggaagtCAAATGCAGAACCAATAAGAAACCGAAAcattcatcgtcatcacatcatcagaACCAGCAGGAGATAGTAGCTCAGCAACACTGTCCTCCTTTTCGCTTAGGACCCTCCACAATATCTTCCAGTTCATCCCCTACACTACTGGGCGGAAATCCCAACCAGCTGCGGCGTTTGTCCCCGTACCCCAGGCGAAAGCTCCCATTTCCATCGATATTTCCAGGGGTCAGAGATGACGTCGTTCCATCAAAAACTGTCGACGATCGCTGCGATGAACTTGTTCCCGCTTCTCGCTTATTGCGCTGCTCGACCAGCTTCCGAGTTATGACACGAAATACCTCCTCGATACCCTCACCATCCTTGGCGCTAATCTCATGGCAACAATCCCACCCGATATCCTGGCCCCAGAACGCACTACTGCGCTTGCTATCAACGCCTGCAAGGGTGCTCGATGAGTGCCCGCCCAAGCCGGCCGTCGCGGGCGGTGTGGATGCCTGTGTTGGGTAGAGCTGCTCGGCGACGTAGGCGATTGTGCGTTCGAAGGGGACTTTCCGCCGAGAGGGATCAAGGGTAACGATATCGGTCTTTGTTCCGACGACGTGAATCACAATGGGGTCGTCTTCTACGaggttcttcttcaattccgCGAGCCAGCCGGTCATTTCTTGGAAGCTTTGCTCGTCGGTGATGTCGTAACAGAGAAGGCAGGCATTGGCGCCGCGGTAGTAGAGGCGAGAGATGCTCCGGAAACGTTCCTGGCCGGCTGTGTCCCAGATCTGGAGTCGAACGATGGTATCGGAGGCGCTGTCGAGAACGCGTTTGGTCACAAAGGAGGCGCCCACAGTCGAGGCTGTAGCGGAGGGGTTGAAGTCATTCTTGACATAGCGATCGACAAGCGAGGTTTTGCCGACGCCTGGACGGTGTTAGTCGGGTGGAgtctggaagaggagaggagggagaatcTGACCTTGGGCGCCGAGGACAACAATTTTAGCCTCGAGAGAAGAACTCATGGCGGGGTAGAGGCTAAGGTGGGGTACCCGGAGAGCTGGATTTGCATGTTCCAGCGGATAAATTATCGCTCGGACGGATGAGGAATTCAGGAGGCGTTGGGGACGGGACTTGGTgaacaaaaggaaagagaggttTGGAACAAAGACGAGGAGAGGGTTGGGGACGTGGGGAGAAAGAcaagagggaaggaagggaaaaaagggagagagagagagaagggcaGCGTTGAAAGAGcgaaaaacaagaaaagggagggCGCGGGAACGAGGCTCAAGGAAGAAACAAGTTAACCACAGCCATCCAGCCAAAGCGATGGATTCAAGCCGGCATGACAGGGCAGTGCGCGGATCAGCCGATCACTTACGAACCTCCACCCGATCAGGTGTTCGTCTTATTCGTTTGTCGAGTGAATGTCTCTGAGGGTTAGTGAGGAGAACGAGGACAGGGTAGAggggatggaagaagatgaaggaggaatcAAATCAGTCACCGATGAAGAATGATTCAGCCCCAGCTGAATCATTCAGCATGATCCTTCTTGGCCCCTTACGTGCTTCCTGGCCTAGCCCCATTGTTTCAGCCACAGACTCTATCAACAGGCTGAAAATCTTATAGcacttagtagtactttgtatCTCGTGTTTTGGGCTCTCTCACGGCAACTCCGGCTGTCAGGATGTCAGCCATGCATTGCCTGGGTTATGACAGGCTGGGTTGAAGCAGGTCTTGCTGTCCACCGACACAATATATTCTCCTTTCAGCCGCAAGTCCCAAGAGTCTGGGTCTGTTCAGGGCACAGGCCACTGGATGGTACCACCGTCCCTAAAGCATTGATAGTGCACAATGGTGGCTTCAGTATCTACTTAATTAGTTCGTCCTGCCTAAGTA harbors:
- a CDS encoding Rab family GTPase (COG:U;~EggNog:ENOG410PKHV;~InterPro:IPR005225,IPR001806,IPR027417;~PFAM:PF00025,PF08477,PF00071,PF01926;~go_function: GO:0003924 - GTPase activity [Evidence IEA];~go_function: GO:0005525 - GTP binding [Evidence IEA]), whose product is MSSSLEAKIVVLGAQGVGKTSLVDRYVKNDFNPSATASTVGASFVTKRVLDSASDTIVRLQIWDTAGQERFRSISRLYYRGANACLLCYDITDEQSFQEMTGWLAELKKNLVEDDPIVIHVVGTKTDIVTLDPSRRKVPFERTIAYVAEQLYPTQASTPPATAGLGGHSSSTLAGVDSKRSSAFWGQDIGWDCCHEISAKDGEGIEEVFRVITRKLVEQRNKREAGTSSSQRSSTVFDGTTSSLTPGNIDGNGSFRLGYGDKRRSWLGFPPSSVGDELEDIVEGPKRKGGQCC
- the CYB2 gene encoding L-lactate dehydrogenase (cytochrome) (COG:C;~EggNog:ENOG410PJ3B;~InterPro:IPR037458,IPR001199,IPR037396,IPR008259, IPR013785,IPR036400,IPR000262,IPR018506;~PFAM:PF00173,PF01070;~go_function: GO:0003824 - catalytic activity [Evidence IEA];~go_function: GO:0016491 - oxidoreductase activity [Evidence IEA];~go_function: GO:0020037 - heme binding [Evidence IEA];~go_process: GO:0055114 - oxidation-reduction process [Evidence IEA]), whose translation is MSKGKLTGAAVAEHNSKDSCWVIVHGKAYDVTEFLPEHPGGQKIILKYAGKDATEEFDPIHPPDTLDKYLDSSKHLGEVDMTTVEQEEKTADPEEEARQERIKCMPSLAACYNLMDFETVARSVMKKTAWAYYSSGADDEITMRENHSAFHKIWFRPRVLVDVEHVDFSTTMLGTKVSVPFYVTATALGKLGNPEGEVVLTRAAHSHDVIQMIPTLASCSFDEIVDARQGDQVQWLQLYVNKDRNITKRIVQHAEARGCKGLFITVDAPQLGRREKDMRSKFSDVGSNVQASGGSSVDRSQGAARAISSFIDPALSWKDIPWFQSITKMPILLKGVQCVEDVLRAVEMGVQGVVLSNHGGRQLEFARSAIEVLAEVMPILRERGWENKIEIYIDGGIRRATDMLKALCLGAKGVGIGRPFLYAMSAYGQPGVERAMQLLKDEMEMNMRLIGATKIDELNPSLVDVRGLVGGHHATVPSDTLTSGAYDPLQAPRFSEKAKL
- a CDS encoding metallophosphatase domain-containing protein (COG:S;~EggNog:ENOG410PJ64;~InterPro:IPR004843,IPR029052;~PFAM:PF00149;~go_function: GO:0016787 - hydrolase activity [Evidence IEA]), producing the protein MSTPFHRRSFPDYFLSSPLATLIYPLHQLLNHLRGPPHLPPPNARPIRVVCISDTHTLEYPDIPDGDLLIHAGDLCNDGSAREIQAAVNWLRSLPHPHKVVICGNHDSYFDPRSRLPEDRSDASPQNTSSSTYATISSSTASLRSLDDYLTDDPHPRIDWGDNDDIHYLQHSSITLTFPPTTTTSTSSISSTTPLRPRTLTIYGAPQIPAIVPFGPEHAFTYPPHHDAWSNTIPLSTDILVTHTPPQSRLDLSPVYSAGCPFLLSELWRVRPALHVFGHVHAAYGIERVFYDEAQRAWERLCASRKSRARLSRFRSLFGFLRDLFDLSGLVDSARVVMYGVLGVVWARVWGGENRDAGWVVNAACMYRDSGVLRNKPQVVVL